The sequence GTGCAAATCAAAGGACATTTAAAGAAGGAGAGGGAGCCCGAGTGAGTAAGACTGAGGCAACAGCAAGTGTAAAGCATTAGTCATTACGAAGTCTGACCCTGCTTGTTCTTTTCTCTTTGCAGAAcccacatgaccctcctcccGGAGCTGTCGTTGCCAGGATGGGCCATCGTGGCCCTATGCTGTCCTTGAGGCTGAGGTAGTAGATTGAATAGTTGTGGAGTCCTACCCTCCCTTTGAGCTAACTATACAATCTACTGTCTTTCCTAAGGAGACAGTCAGGTCATCACACAACCACCCCAGTGCTGCAAGTGGAGCCGCAGCCGAGCGTGGGCGCACCCCTGCGCCAGGTCGGGGCTGTGGAACAGAGCAAGCCTCTGTACTGCTCTGTGGAGGTGAGGTAGTAGGTTGTATAGTTTGGTGGGAGGGATTTCATCCCATTTCAGGTGATAACTATACAGTCTATTGCCTTCCTTAAAGAGCAGCAAAACGGCTTGAGGAATGGCTCAGCCACAGAGCTCCAGGGACAATACCTCTTTCCAACAAGGGCTTCAAACCAGGATGTGAACAACTCATCAATGTTCTTCTCATGCGGTATCCAGGGTCTTGTCATTCTGGGCCTATCACTGATCTCAGGCACGGGAACAGAAAGCCATCTGCTTCAAAATTAATGCCCATTCATCCATTTTAAAAGCGTAAGGTAAGGGCAGCGAAAGCATAGGTTAGGGGGTGCATTACTATTCGATGGAGTCATCAGGTGCATGTGTTTAGAGCTCACTCTTTTCCAGGAGATGGGACCAAGCTCAGAAGCTTTTGAACTCCTGACTCCAACTCACTGTTCCCCAGAATTCTGGGGTGTTTGGATACACTGTTCTGCTCTAGGCCTGTTATAGAAAGTTTATGACTGGACTCAAAGTTAGGGTTTGGATCTGGGCATCTAATTTCAGCCTTTCATACAGCTGTGCCCAGCTGTGAATGTTGGGTCTGGATCTGGATCCAGTTCCAAACTTAGCTAGTGCTTTGAGAGCACTGGGGACTGTTCTGAACTCGTAGAGTTCGGAGCTGGATTTGTATCCAAGGGTGTGCCTTGACTGGGGTTTAATTTTCTGTGTCCCATCTCAAGTGAATATAGGATGCGTTTTGTCCTGTATTTCAGCACTATTAATTCAAGGGAATCCTATACGGTGAGACTGCATTATTTTGTGCCATGAATATAATGCTGTGAAGGGAACTGCCCCTTGTCCGGTATTTGTTTTTTGTAGTTTCTTTTTATTGCCTTGAAACAGAGGTGGTAAGCGAAGTAGGACCTTCACACATAAAGCAACATGTTTCAACCTATTCATGATCTTAGcagcataggaattgccagactggatcagacccaagggtcatccagtccagtccagtatcccatctccaACACTGGCCAACATCAGATGCTTGAGACAAAGGTATAAGAATGCAGAGTAGTAAATGTGGAATAATCTGCTCCCAATGAAAGTCTCACCctggtctctaatagttagagactgAATTAAGCTCTGAAGCACAAGGTTTAGTATTCCTTCCAAAAAAACCACTGTAATTAATTATGATGATTCTCGCTATCCACATAATTGTCCCATCCCATTTTGAATCTTGGTAAGTTCTTGGCTTCAGTGCCAGTAGGCTGGTGTTCAGAGCTAAATGGACTCTAATAACTTAGAGTAGAGTTGAGCAAATAACCgattttttggtttgttggcTGAAACCAAAAAAATTGTTCTGGGTCGTATGAAATGTTACTTTCAACACAGAACTATTCCCCCCCGATTTCTGAGGTTGTTACATTTTCCAGTGTTTTTtaccctttaattttttttaaaccaagctaGCTGCATTAACCTTTCCAAATGAAAAGTCGAAACATTTCTGTTAAAACccagtcagaatggagcacttTGACTTTTCAGAAAAATGTTTGGTGTCGTTTTTTAATCAGCTAAACCTGTTTGCTGAAGTCAACCCGAATTCATTGATAGCCTTGGATGCcccaaatctgaatttttcagtgaatGAACTGtttgactgaaacatttcatcCAGCTGTAGCTCAGCTGGATAGCTGGCTGACAGTAGTTTGGGAGATAAATGACAACACAGATAATAAGCTGGGCACCCGCTGTATTTTCAGGTGGTGTCATAAAAGCTGATTCAGAAACAAAGGTTACAATGAGGGAATCAGAATGTAAATAGAAGCAACCATCAGATAAAACCCAGGCTAAGAGCTATGAAGGAAgctccagctgtttgctttgaatccTTCCTCCACACACCTAGGTTCTTGGTTGGGGAACAGATGCTGTTTAAAGCCACAAGGATATTCACTAGCCCACAAGAACACCTGCTGTTCGTTATTTGTAGTGATGTTCGACATTTGGTTTTGAATTAGTTGGagaatttcactgaaattttgaattctaataaaatatgaaaagtaGGGATGCAGATTTTTACCTCCGCTCTTTTCCCCCCCTTCTGTGTTTTTCAACTTGCTCTAGTAATTTGGTCTTTATTATTTGTCTGTTTAAAAATCAGTCCTCCAAtcagagcagaaacaataccatgtgactgcGGTGACCAATCACTCACTGCGAATAATCCCCGTGAACGGACCCATAGGCTGGGTTGGGTTTGTTTCAATCTATCCACTAAATCCTTATGAATAAAGCTCATTGGTGGAAAACAGGAACAGGACACAAGTGGTCACTGTGTTTATTTGCAATTGCTCAGCTCTACCAGGAGGTGAATGGCTGGGGAAAGTGAAGCACAAAGTAGTTGGAGCAACAGCTAGGCCTTATCCCCATGGGGGGATTTGCTCTGAGTGCAAAAAAGGGCTGCTGGGCAAAGCCCTAGGCTAGAGGCTGTTTGCACTGATAGCATTCACCTGTGCTACACTGCACCAGAAGACATCACAACTTACAGCGGTTTAACCTGTTTACTAAAGGGGTTTGCCTGAGTGACTAGCCTCGGATGGCTGCAGGCGGGGCCGATTGGAGTCTTGTGTCTCTAGGAAGGGATGAAAAAAGCATGAGCCTTAAGGGGAGCCAAAAATGGGCCTCCATGAGTCCAACGTTTCCTGCGCTCCTAAGTGAGTTGTACGTGGCTGCCGGAGCTCACCCTGCTCTCCATGCTGTGAGTGCGTGAGGACGTACCCATCTCCTGCCTCAGGCTCCCTGCGGATGCCACCTGCTAGTCCTTTGGGCCAGCTCACAGTGGCAGGGCACTTCCGCCTCGGCCTCTCTGGGGCACAGGGGTCCTGCCTGATGAATGTCCCGGAGGCCACTTCACCGGTGCCTTGCTGCAGGCAGCCCCGCTCCGACTGGCGGTCACCAGAGCAAGCGCTGTCTCCCCTGGAAGAGGAGCGAAGAGCCTGGAACGTTAGGCAGGGACTCGCCGAGCCCCAGAGCGCGGGGAGGAGGAGCGGGAGGGAGAGTGGAGCTGCTGGCCGTTAACAAAAGGGGTTGTGTTTGAAGGCTCCAGCTGCCATAGCAACATGGCTGAGGAGAAAGAGGCCGAGCTGCCCCATTCTGCAGCCTGCAGCGCAACTTGGGGAGCCAAACGCAGGCAACGAGAAGCGGTTAGTCTCCAGGATCAGGGGAGCCTGAGGCAGCGTGTCCCCGCTGCCCACAAGGCCTGGCTGTACTGGGGCGTCTGGCTCGGACGGTCGGTACGTTGGCGTCTCCCAGCCTGGTGTGGGACCCCGCTCCTGACTGACTAGCTCTGCCTCACCCCATCTCAGCAGGCTGGGGCCTGAGTGCAGTATTCTTCAGCatcctccctctgcacccccatgccatttccctgcctcagggaTGGAGCTGTGAGCTTCCCCTGCAGTGTCCTTCATCACCCTCCCCTAACCTCCCTCCCCTGGGAGTTGTGACCTGCAAACCTGTCCCTCATACTATCCCACTACCTTTGGGCCTGACCTGGGGCCTTTAAACCATACACATACTCCCCCTTTAAACCACACACGCTACCCCATGGAATTACCTGGGGCTTTACAGCCTCGCTGCTTTCTGCCTTGCTCTCAGTTTGGTCCCCTGGGAAATGACCTGGGATCTGACGTCCCAGTAGTGTGCATCCCTGTAACTATCTGGCCACCCTGAAGAATCACTTGTCATTCTGAGCACCTCAACCTAGTCTAGCCCCTTCTTCATCCCCTACAAATTAATCTCTGCAAGCCAGTGTTTGGGATGGTCAGTGACCTAAGAGCTTCATGGAGTCGCAGCCTGCTCCCCGTGCAATGATCTTACTTATTAACTTGTTAAAGGCTGGTGCATCACCTTTGCCAAGTGGCCATCTTCAAAGTCTCCCCTAGGATTCCAGATACATTTGgaattaaagaaacaaacaaaaaacactttatCTTCAGTAttgccaagcattcaaaaatggaACTATCCCCTTCTTCTCCCTGCAAAAACCATCAGATTACCTTTTAAATCATGATTCTAAAAGTAGACAAACAGTGTGTAtgtagggggcagggggttgttttcaggtttctgagcctttgaGGTTCACTTTTCCAAGAAAAACCAACTATCACAAGTGTTAGCAACACTGAATCATGTTAGAAAAAATTAAGACCCTAGAATTATATAGAGAGGTTCGGGATACAATTGGGAGAGTTAGCAATGCTGTGGTTCTCTGGTAAGTGGATAGCCCTGTACTCTGATGCCTTGGTCCAGGTCTGGCAAACCTAACAGGGTTACCCAATGTTATTTATTTGGTTCTTTTGCTGATTTGCAGGGGTTTTATATCATGTCTTTAGCCTTGCCCTATGCACAGATTAAAGGTTATAGGCCTGAAAGGCTCTTCCTGGTTTACCCCTCTCTAGTAGCATCTGGGCAACACCCTGGTACTTTTACCATAAGAAAATTGTAATAGCTAAATCTGCATTTTGAGGGAGGTCTCACTGCAGATAGGCCAAGGCTAGATTTTGTATTGGACACGGCTCAGCAGCTGCCCTGTGGGCACTTAGCCTGCACTGACGCCCCGTACAAACCAGGTCACTTGGGCACCAGCGTATTTTTAGCTGATACTTAAATACCTCTGATATTTCTGATTAAATAAAGCACTCAAGTCTCTGTAGGTTTGTTCAGCAATTTACTTCGAAGTGGTCCAGTTTCTGCTTGTATCTGAACCACTGCCATCTGCTGGCCACAGCATAGAACAGCTGGTGCCCATGAGTGACCTGAAAACCCCCCTCAGGCGCCTTCCTGTTATGTAACTGGAGTTTTTGATATAGGCtagttttctctttctttaataTCTCGCTCAGTGCAGCATGAACAGAGCAAAGCAGGGCTCAGAAGGATCAGGAAAAGCAAAAGCCTAAATAACAACATTTACTTACCCATATTACACACATCATATAGGCTATTATACATTTAACAGCTTTCAGCTTCACACCGTAAAGTGCAATGAAGCTGATCCACTATTCCTGTTTGCAAAGCTGCTCTGGTTTAAATGTACAGTCAAACTGCTGCCGGGGGAGGGTGGAATTTGCATGTAAtgtctttgtttattttaaagacacacacacacacaaaactttggCTGTAGCACTCTGGAGTTGTGTAATTCCTTTGCTGCTGGACCACTCCCTAGGTCTTAAAGTGCTGCCATAAACATGTCGTGGGAGCAATACAAAGTCCTCCACTGCAGGAGCCTAGAGCTCCATAGTACCATAGGCAATAATGTAACGGAGGCCCTGATTCTGAAATTCAGGACAAAGGGCTGATCCAAAGTACTACTGTTTTTTAGAGCccccttttaaaattaattttaacataaACTAATGAAccatttacttgtaaattctcagaaaatccATTCTGTACTCCAAGAGCGAGTCCTCTGTTATGCTGAGTAGGGTACAGAGTGTTCTTTGTACATAGCAAAGTGGCTGCATCCCAGTTTGTGGTGAAAAACTCAGCTCACCTTTAACTATGGACCGGTGAGCAACATGGCCATAAGACACAACAGATGTACACACAGTTGTGACTAtactgagaggaaggatgggccaaGGGTTAGGTCGCTAGGCTGGGATGTGGGAgtcctggattcaattccctgctctgtcacagactccctgagtgaccttgggcacgtcacttaGGTCCTCAAAGgaatttaagtgcctaactcccactgatttcagtgagtgaTATCTAGGAGTgaagcacctaaatatctttgcgGATCCGGGCCTTTGTCCCTCTGTAGCTCAGTTCCCCTCCAGCAACagaggataatagcactgccttaCTTCACAGAgggggggctgtgaggagaaatacattaaaagattgtgagatgctcacaAATGGTGGGAACAGAGGCCATAGAAAGGGATAGACAGAAGGTCAGTTACatcagtgggtctcaaccaggGGTAAATGTACCCTTGGGTACATCAACTCGTCTAgctatttgtctagttttacaacaggctacataaaaagcactagtgaagtcagtacaaactaaaatttcacagtcAATTATTTGTTTACAtggctctgtatactatacactgaaatgtcagtacagtatttatattccaatttatttattgtataattatatggtaaaaatgaggaagtcagccatttttcagtaatagcgtgctgtgacacttttgtatttttatgtctgattttgtaagcagtagtttttaagtgaggtgaaacttggggggtacgcaagacaaatcagacccctgaaaggggtacagtagtctggaaaggttgagagtgaCTGAGTTACATGTTGTGCACACCCCCACTCTCATAATGCTCGGGGATCCTGAAGGAAATGAACAAGGGACTTTGCCTCATTCCTAGCACTACTGCAAAGGGATGGACCACAGAAGCCATTTCTCTCTCCACTAAGAAAACAGCCAAGAGAGTCTTTCACACGCACGTTACCAAGTTCCCAGCCGCAGGACTCCATCTGCCACTCAGTGAAACATGGTACGCTCCAGCGTGATGGTTTCAGAACAGCGTTTATTGAGAGCAGGACCTCATGGGGTATTGGAAACAGTGTCCCTTGTAGCTAAGGGGTTACAGGATTCACGTCAGTCCCCACCTCATCTGTTAGCAAAACCAAGGGATGCTATGGGTGCTAAAAGGTTCGTATCAAGTGTCATCTTCCACTGGATCTTAACTAGACCACCTGAGGCTTGTCGTGTAGTTAACACACCTTTCTTGGAAACGTAAGATACATGGAGCAGACACGCAGAGGGAAAACAAACGTTAATGACACATATAGTGAAAGCTGCTCTATGGTAAGTCATGCTTCCAGTGGATAGCCCCTAGCAGAATGTGCTTTGAGCTTCATCACGCCACCTAATATTTGCTGGGTCAGGTTCCACTGTGCGTATAAGATACATACACCATAGGCCAAGATCTGTATCTAACTTTAATTATGTTGTACGCTTCAGGCACTCAAGAGAAGCTAGTCTAACGACATACCACAAGATACAGACGATGCCCACAGGAGGTTTATAATGAGCCACCCCCTCCTCTCTAGTGCAgaagtattttttccccatgcaCAACAAAATAAGAGCCTTGCCACATGGAGTAACTCTGGAATGAGATGCATGCAATGGACCGAGCAAAACTTATGAGCAGGGTTCATTTCCTGGCTCTCCTGAAGGGGCATGTGCACCGTAGACATAGTTGGTGGAGGAAGCGAGAGGAGTTTAGATAGGGTTGTACCATCCATGTCTCTGCCTTTCATATAGGATTTGTAGGAAAGGACCTCATAGGCCTACAAGGATAGTAGATCATTCATCGTTTCCAGTGAGGAGGAGGGCCATGAAGCTCTGAGCCTCCGGACTGGTGGGGATCCAGGATCTTCAGTATGAAGGAGTCCCATCTTTGAGTCAGACTGGAGTAGGAATTATGGAGCTTCAGGTTAGAGTTAGAGCTCGGGGAGGAAGAGGCACCAAGGAATTTCCCCTCTCTTCACCCAGCTGCTCCTGCCCCTTCGACAGATGAGCTGGGCACTTAAAACTTAGCTACCCCCCTTATATTGGTATCCAGGGATAGCGGGGTCTCAGCAGTGCTAGTGTAACAGAATGGCCACTGCGGTTTGCCAGGCACCACTGAGTATAACTGGATTGGAGTGGACTTAGCCAGCGGCAAGAAGGCCCAGTAGGGGGTCTTCACCTGATTGATATGCCCCACATGCAGCAGAGCAGCAGGACGATCAGTACTGGAGGAGAGTTTGAGGATAGGAGCACAGGGGGTCGAGGCAGACCCTTCAGAGGAGAAGGCCTGTTAGCAGGGGCGCGGCCAGTAGGAACAGAGAGAACTCCAGAAAGTTGCTGGTGGCTGAACCATTGAGCTGGTCCAAGTCTTTCTTTGTGGGGCCCGTCATCAGCTCTTCGGTCTCTCTGGCACCTGTGTGCAGAAAGGAAGGAAACCTGGAGTCAAAGCGGAAGCCACAGGCAAAGGACCGGCCCAGTTCACACTGCTCCCTCTGCGACATGCTGCCACATGGGCACGGATGATGCATAGCGCAGGACAGCAGCACAGAGCTCCTCAGAAGGCAAGACACAGCTCGTGGGTTAGTGGGCAACAGGCCAAATCCATGCTCATGCTTCATGAACCAGGCAGCTCAGACAGCCCCTGATAATGTTAGGGGACACAGTGCAGGGGAAGGTGCGGGGAAGGGAGTCGGTGCTGTGTGGGGGAGGAGTTTGAGGGCCAGTCTCCTATTGTTTCCTGCCAAGTGCATTTATGTTTCTTTGTCTATGTCCTTTACGTCCAAGACGGGACAGACAGACTCACTCCACAGCTGCCTTACCTGACAGGGCGGACTGGACAGTGAGGCTGTGTCTCCCTGCGGCCTTGGAAGGTGGTAATAAGTGCAGGAGGGAGGTCACCTTAGCAGTGGCGGGTGTTGACTTTAGGGCAGGTGGGGGCTGCTTGGTATCGTCCAAGCTCAGATCGGTTTCTGGAGTCGTAAGGCTGAAGGATGGAGGTGGCTCTGAGGAGAGGGCTGGCTCAGCTCTCACGGAGGCTGCATCAGACTCCTTCAAGTCTCCCTCCATTTCTGGAGAGGCAGTCGGGCTGAGGGTTGACTCCAGGTCTAGCAAGAGCACAGCCTCCATGGTCACCAATGGGGCACCAGTCTCCTCAGAGTCCACTTGCATATCTGGAGATGTTTTAAGGTTCAGGTCTGAGGTGGGCTCTATGGAGGATGTTGGCCCAGTAGCcttggtggggtggggccttgctGTTCGGGTGGGTGGTGGGCTTCTGTTCACGGTGGTGCTGGCAGGTGCTGGCCTTGTGGTGGGATTTGGcctttttgtggtggtggtggtggtggatgcCGGCCTTAGGCTAGTGGTGGTGGTCGGGCTCGTGGGGGTGGGTGCCAGCCTTAGGCTAGTGGTGGTGGTCGGGCTCGTGGGGGTGATGTCAGTGGCGAGAGCTGGCCTAGTGGTGAGGTTTGGCCTTGTTGTCCTAGAGGATGTAGAGGCCTCTTCTGAGTCTACACTGGGTTCTGATGAGAGACAAAGAGGGCTGTGGGTTACCACCAGCTTCACTTGGAGCTCCAGTCCCCCGAGCAGTGCCAATGAAAACCCAGCAAAGGAGAGCTGGAGAAAGCAGGGGCAGGTGCTTTCACTAGGCTCTCGGGGAAACACACCCCACCTCTCTGCCCCTTGGTGGGAACTGAGCTTAGCAGGTAGCCCACCGGACACAGGGACACCCTTTTTTCCGGGCAGGTCCCAAGATTTCATTTGTTTTCAGACCTGATGTAGGAAAACGCCACCCCTCTAGAATGGTACTTCCTGGCAGCAGGGGTCCAGGTGGTTGCTATTGGGATAGGAAGCCTTTCCCATATGTCACCAGCATGAACATGGCCCAGGTTGAAAGACAGTGAGTCGTTCCTGTTTTCTGGTGGCTGAACAGTGGAACGAGCTGGGGGAGCTCCCAGTGGACAGAGCTTCCGCCATGCACAGGTGTCTGCAGCAGAGACGCGAAGGACTGCATGGGCTGCAGAATGTGAAAATGACCTACCCcgaggagtgggtggggggggtcccATCAGATCAGGACGAGGCACATGGGCAAGGCAGCGTGTGTGAGGGAAGCTTACTCTGTTGCTGCCTAGGCTATGCCTGCTCTGTAGATAAACACAGGACTCCAGTCCCAGGTCGGCCAATCCAGCTCCTTTTTGACAGTACTAATATACACTTACAAAAAGCAGATTCACCTCCAGGGAAAGCCCTGGAATCCCAACCCTGAGACGTAGGAAAACTTTGCCGGCAGGGCTGAGGAAGTGCTGGGTTCCCCACATACAGCCAGATTCTACCCCCTTACTCCTGGACTAGCACCTCATTCAGAAGCTAACCCCACTGCTTTTAGGGGGATTGTCTCATGGGtggaacctccccccccccacccagttttCTGGCTTGTCCAGTGGAGACACTGGCTCCTCTAGTTCCCTTCACGTACCGCAGATTGAATTCCTACACGTATAGCCCTCGGGGCACTTGGAGCAAGGAGGTCCTTCCTTGTACGGCTTGCGACCTCTCACGTTGCCACTGGAAGCAGAATATGCCGATGAAAAGAGAACAGCCCATGACAACAGAGAGGACGAATcccctccccatctcaaaaaggaggGAGATTTTTAATTCAAATCAGATCTTGCCAAGATATAAATCAAGGGTCATTAAAAAAGCGGGGGGAGCTTTGACTGTGTTACTAATGGCACCTGGGCTTACGAACACTGTCTAGAGGTCTGAGCCTGAGCCCAGGAgcctttccattcacttcagccgtgttttggatcaggcccttaataatTATTACAGCTGCTCAAAAAATGACCCCTCAGTTTCCTGAACATTCATcattttattttgcctttttccattAAAATTTCCATGTGTATTTCCATAGGGTTTACCAGACTGGGAACACTCTGATCAGCTCTGATAGTTAGCCCTTGTATTTATATAGCCCTGTCGACAGAGGACCTCAAAGACCCCTATACACATCCGTGAAGTACATTGATGTAAATCTTCACGAGGAACTCCATGGAGTCAGTGGCATGACACcagactgagagcagaatcaagctCATTTTCTCCATATCACAGCTGGGGAatatgaggcacagagaagttaacaGCCAAATTCTCCTCCTAGTGACACTGGTATAAACCCAGGGTGCCTCCGTTGACCTATGTGGAGCAACTTTAGATTTACAGCCCTGTAACTATGTGGCTTTTCATGACCCACCCAAGGACGCACAGTCCATGGCAGCACCACAGATAGAGCCGAGGACTCCTCTGTCCCAGACCTGGGCTGGATTTACAAGATCGGCCTCTCTTTGTTGCCACAGGAAAATGACAAGAAAGGGCTTTCTTGGGATTGGCTTCCACGCGTTACCTGAAAGCAAGGTAAGCAGAGCCTGGGGGAGGATTTTCCTTCTCAGCCCGGGGGTGAAGGTTACGATAAGTAGATGTGACAGGGCCCGGATGGAACCAGAGCAGCCCTTGGTAAGCGCGCACTCACGGGGGATCGTAGTTGCAGACCAGCAGGTAGAGGTCAGGGTCTTCGACGCCATGCAGGGTTTTACAGAACTGCATCCCACAGCCAACCCGCTCACTGTTTGCCCAGACCACCTGAAgcaagggaggaagagagaagggttacgtctGTCCGCACAAGGCAGGAAGAGCACAGATGGGAGACCATGAGACACCCTGCCTGTGAGAAGAGGTTTAGACGATGAGTGTGTATGCCATATGCGTCAGCTCAGTCATCACCAGGATTTTCTCCCCTGACCTCCAGAGCTAAAGCATGAACCACTACAGCTTGGGCTAAAGGACCAACTCCCCGAACTAGGAGACTCAGGGACTCTGTGCATGAAGGTCACACCATTTCAGAGTTACATCTAAGCGGAGACAGGCCTTGTTAGTGCTTGGATGAGAGACCCCCATCAACAATTCTTCTCTGTCGAGCTGGACACAACCCACATGCTCCTGAATTATGGTGCTGTTCataatc comes from Lepidochelys kempii isolate rLepKem1 chromosome 21, rLepKem1.hap2, whole genome shotgun sequence and encodes:
- the PI16 gene encoding peptidase inhibitor 16 isoform X2, which gives rise to MDVEMALEQWYNEHEHYNLTTSKCTVGQMCGHYTQVVWANSERVGCGMQFCKTLHGVEDPDLYLLVCNYDPPGNVRGRKPYKEGPPCSKCPEGYTCRNSICEPSVDSEEASTSSRTTRPNLTTRPALATDITPTSPTTTTSLRLAPTPTSPTTTTSLRPASTTTTTTKRPNPTTRPAPASTTVNRSPPPTRTARPHPTKATGPTSSIEPTSDLNLKTSPDMQVDSEETGAPLVTMEAVLLLDLESTLSPTASPEMEGDLKESDAASVRAEPALSSEPPPSFSLTTPETDLSLDDTKQPPPALKSTPATAKVTSLLHLLPPSKAAGRHSLTVQSALSGARETEELMTGPTKKDLDQLNGSATSNFLEFSLFLLAAPLLTGLLL
- the PI16 gene encoding peptidase inhibitor 16 isoform X1, with translation MLSSGLPPLLLLLTAAELSSSLTDDDKRLIVEMHNQFRSQVSPPAADMLKMSWAPDLEAFAKAYAAKCIWGHNKERGRRGENLFAITDEMDVEMALEQWYNEHEHYNLTTSKCTVGQMCGHYTQVVWANSERVGCGMQFCKTLHGVEDPDLYLLVCNYDPPGNVRGRKPYKEGPPCSKCPEGYTCRNSICEPSVDSEEASTSSRTTRPNLTTRPALATDITPTSPTTTTSLRLAPTPTSPTTTTSLRPASTTTTTTKRPNPTTRPAPASTTVNRSPPPTRTARPHPTKATGPTSSIEPTSDLNLKTSPDMQVDSEETGAPLVTMEAVLLLDLESTLSPTASPEMEGDLKESDAASVRAEPALSSEPPPSFSLTTPETDLSLDDTKQPPPALKSTPATAKVTSLLHLLPPSKAAGRHSLTVQSALSGARETEELMTGPTKKDLDQLNGSATSNFLEFSLFLLAAPLLTGLLL